The genomic window GCGACCGGACCGTAGCGTTCGACACGGAAATTGCCCGAATCGCGCGTCCCCACGACGCCGATACGACCGAGCTCCATCACGTTGCCGAATCGATCCTCGGTCTCCACCCGCTCCGGCACCACCGTCAGATCGACCGCCTCGCCGTTCCGCTCGACGGTCAATACCACCGGCACGCCCGGGCGCACGCTGATATAGCGCACCACCGCATCGAAAGTATCGATATGCTGGCCGTCGAGCGCAGCCATCACGTCGCCCGGCTCGATGCCGGCTGCCGCGGCGGGGCTGTCGGGCGTCACCTCGCCGACAACAGGATCGGAAACCGCGCGGCCGTAAACCATGAAGATCACGGCAAAGATCGCGATCGCCAGCAGGAAATTCGCGATTGGACCCGCCGCCACCGTGGCGGCGCGCTTCCACAGCGCCGCGCCATTCAGCGTGCGGGCGCGCTCCTCTTCAGGCAGCGATTCCATGCCCTTGAAATCCGGACGGCTTGCGACATCGTCATCGCCGTAAAACCGGACATAGCCGCCAAGGGGAATCGCGCACAGCTTCCAGCGCGTTCCGTGACGATCGGTGCGCCCGACGATTTCCGGCCCGAAGCCGAGGGAAAACGCCAGGATACGGATGCCGCACCAGCGCCCGACCAGATAGTGCCCGAGTTCGTGAAAAAACACGAGGAAGGAAATCGCCACGATAAAGGCAACGATCATCCCCGGGGCATTGGTAAACGCAAACTCCACGATCAGGCTCCATCGGTCGGAACGGCAAGGCCGCTCCAGTTCATCAGCATATCGCCCGCAAAGCCATCATGTCCGGCAAGCGCCACGAGAACGACGACAACATACATCGCAAATGCAGCGGCGACGAGGCCGTCAACGCGATCCATCACGCCGCCATGCCCGGGAATCAGGTGGCTGGAATCCTTGACCCCGCAACGCCGTTTCAACGCCGATTCGAACAGATCGCCAGCCTGGCTGCAAACGGAGAGAAAAAGCGCGAGAATGCCGATCGCGATCGTCGGCGAACCGCCATAGGCCCAGCACAGTGTGAGGGCTGCGGCCACGCCGAAACCTGCGCCGCCGACCGCGCCCGACCAGGTCTTCCCCGGCGATATCGATGGCGCAAGCTTCGGCCCCTTGAAGGTGCGGCCGACGAAATAGGCCATGATATCCGTGCTCCAGACCACGGCGAACAGAAACATGATGGCAAAGAGCCCTGCATCGCCGCCGTTGCGCAGCACCGCAAGCGCGATCATGCTGGCGCAGGCATAGATCAGCGCGCCCGCGAACCAGAACGGCATGGCGGTCCGTCGCGCGAAGATCCAGCAAGCCGCGGCGCTGAAGCAGGAAAGCGCGAGCGCGAGCCCGAAAAGCTCGAGCAATGTGAGGATGGCAACGGCGATCATGACCGCCCAGCCGCCAAGCACTGGCGTGCTCCAGCGGCCGGCGGCCTCCTGCCCGTCGCGCGCCCGGCTCATGGCCAGCCATTCGTGGAAAACTAGAAGCCCGATGATGACCGCAAGCAGGTTGAAACTGCCGCCGCCGACCCAGGTGATCAGCAGAACCACCGCCGCGAGAACGGCTCCCGAAATAATGCGCAGCTTCAATTCATGGGTCATCAGGTGTCCGTCAACGCCACCTGCGGCTCGGCAAGCGCGCCGAAACGTCGGTTCCTCCGGGCATATTCCGACAGCGCTTCAAAAAACAGCTCCCGGTTAAAGTCCGGCCAGTTGCACGGCAGAAAAACCAGCTCCGAATAGGCCATCTGCCAAAGCAGGAAGTTGGAAAGGCGTTGTTCTCCGCTGGTGCGGATGACGAGATCAGGATCCGGAAGGCCGGCGGTATCGAGATTGCCGCTGATCGCCGCTTCATCGATGTCGGCCGGGTCGAGCTTGCCTTCCGCCACCTGCCGGGCAAGCGCGCGAAGGGCGCCGGCTATTTCGCCGCGCGCGCCATAATTGACCGCGACAATCACGTGAAGACCGGTATTGTTGCGGGTCCGCTCCTCCGCGACCTCAAGCGCATTCAGCACTTTGGGCCCCAATCCGCTGCGCTCACCGATCACCTGGAAACGCATGTTCTGGCGATGGTAATTGTCGAGTTCGCGATGGATGAAGCTCGAAATGAGTTCCATGATGCCATCGACTTCGTCGGGAGGGCGCTTCCAGTTCTCGGAGGAAAACGCAAACAGCGTCAGATAGCTGATGCCGCTTTCGCGGGCCGCATCGACCGTGCGGCGAACCGCCTCGACGCCCTTGCGGTGACCGAATATCCGACCGAGCCCGCGACCAAGAGCCCAGCGCCCGTTGCCGTCCATGATAATCGCGACGTGGCGAGGAATGGCTGGGTCTACGATTTTATTCATGAGCGCGCCCGGTGTTCTAAAAATATAATAGTATTTAAACCTGCATGATTTCTTTTTCTTTGTCTGCGAGCAAGTCGTCAATTCTGGAAATTGACTCATCGGTCAATTTTTGCACGTCGTCGGAAAGCGAGCGGCTGTCGTCCTGGCTGATATCGCCGTCCTTTTCCGCCTTCTTCAAACCGTCCATGCCGTCCCGGCGCACATGACGGATCGC from Martelella sp. NC20 includes these protein-coding regions:
- a CDS encoding phosphatidate cytidylyltransferase; protein product: MTHELKLRIISGAVLAAVVLLITWVGGGSFNLLAVIIGLLVFHEWLAMSRARDGQEAAGRWSTPVLGGWAVMIAVAILTLLELFGLALALSCFSAAACWIFARRTAMPFWFAGALIYACASMIALAVLRNGGDAGLFAIMFLFAVVWSTDIMAYFVGRTFKGPKLAPSISPGKTWSGAVGGAGFGVAAALTLCWAYGGSPTIAIGILALFLSVCSQAGDLFESALKRRCGVKDSSHLIPGHGGVMDRVDGLVAAAFAMYVVVVLVALAGHDGFAGDMLMNWSGLAVPTDGA
- a CDS encoding isoprenyl transferase; the protein is MNKIVDPAIPRHVAIIMDGNGRWALGRGLGRIFGHRKGVEAVRRTVDAARESGISYLTLFAFSSENWKRPPDEVDGIMELISSFIHRELDNYHRQNMRFQVIGERSGLGPKVLNALEVAEERTRNNTGLHVIVAVNYGARGEIAGALRALARQVAEGKLDPADIDEAAISGNLDTAGLPDPDLVIRTSGEQRLSNFLLWQMAYSELVFLPCNWPDFNRELFFEALSEYARRNRRFGALAEPQVALTDT
- the rseP gene encoding RIP metalloprotease RseP — its product is MIVAFIVAISFLVFFHELGHYLVGRWCGIRILAFSLGFGPEIVGRTDRHGTRWKLCAIPLGGYVRFYGDDDVASRPDFKGMESLPEEERARTLNGAALWKRAATVAAGPIANFLLAIAIFAVIFMVYGRAVSDPVVGEVTPDSPAAAAGIEPGDVMAALDGQHIDTFDAVVRYISVRPGVPVVLTVERNGEAVDLTVVPERVETEDRFGNVMELGRIGVVGTRDSGNFRVERYGPVAAIGQGALQSWHIAVSTYDYIANVFAGRMKADQIGGPVRVATMAGQMASLGIVAFANFAAILSVSVGLFNLLPVPMLDGGHLMFYAIEAVRGRPLSQRVQEFAFRIGLFLVLALMVFATWNDTIGRMS